The proteins below are encoded in one region of Neofelis nebulosa isolate mNeoNeb1 chromosome 17, mNeoNeb1.pri, whole genome shotgun sequence:
- the ZNF544 gene encoding zinc finger protein 544 isoform X3, with the protein MEAHSQPVPSQVMFQPPVSFKDVAVTFTREEWGQLDPAQRTLYRNVTLETCSHLAFLGLLLSKPAVISWLEQGQDPWRAEHGPPGDWKNTLEKEESASKEDTAVEEPFHNIEMKCIQEEGPWLVTLGGRQDWRDQLREHQEDPLSQTLFTPERPFAHGKHCEPDLGGSYLNLRLLPPTLSTRAHFHTLESQVKKLKQNSVFINHEKGWADLKPHENHQSPIAFYQSISLNKFTDVETRNKKPYEYTVSSDSFNYDTSLRYHNRIFSAESSDDCTDYRNIINHSMSMKEHKPTHFRELQYECDKCLVQTVISDPEEAPFRCEEECNTFHEVSSFTDCDIIQTGKKPHACNQCGKSFSCCSKLVVHQRTHTGEKPYECSLCGKSFSQSYDLVVHQRTHTGEKPYECNQCGKSFTQSSKLIRHQRTHTGEKPYKCHECGKSFRWNSNLIVHQRIHTGEKPYECGHCGKSFSQSSDFVAHRRTHTGEKPYECNQCGKSFIRSTQLIRHLRIHTGEKPYKCNQCDKAFTGSSHLIEHQRTHTGEKPFECNQCGKAFAGSSHLLSHQRIHSGEKPYECNDCGKSFRQRSQLVVHQRTHTGEKPYECSHCGKAFSQRSPLIVHQRTHIGDKPYQCNMCFKAFSQKSRLIEHQRTHTGEKPYECIDCGKAFNDRSTLTKHERTHTGEKPYECNHCEKAFSQRCQLTRHQRIHTGEKPYECNECGKVFSYNTSLIQHEKIHGRETLNNQDGKAHCETFFIRHQVTKV; encoded by the exons atggaagcacaTTCTCAGCCAGTCCCATCCCAG GTGATGTTTCAGCCACCTGTGAGCTTCAAGGACGTGGCTGTGACCTTCACACGGGAGGAGTGGGGACAGCTGGATCCAGCCCAGAGGACGCTGTACCGCAACGTGACTCTGGAGACCTGCAGCCACCTAGCCTTCCTGG GGCTTCTGCTTTCAAAACCGGCTGTGATCTCCTGGCTGGAGCAAGGACAAGACCCATGGAGGGCAGAGCATGGACCTCCCGGAG acTGGAAGAATACACTTGAAAAGGAAGAGTCAGCTTCTAAAGAGGATACTGCTGTGGAAGAACCATTCCACAACATAGAAATGAAATGCATACAGGAGGAGGGCCCCTGGTTGGTAACATTGGGAGGAAGGCAGGATTGGAGGGACCAGCTAAGGGAGCACCAGGAAGACCCTTTGAGTCAAACGCTATTCACCCCAGAAAGACCGTTTGCTCATGGGAAACATTGTGAGCCTGACCTTGGGGGAAGTTACCTGAATTTAAGACTTCTACCTCCAACATTATCCACAAGAGCACATTTCCATACACTTGAGTCACAGGTTAAAAAGTTGAAACAGAATTCAGTTTTCATTAATCATGAGAAAGGCTGGGCTGATCTGAAGCCCCATGAAAATCACCAAAGTCCTATCGCCTTCTATCAGAGCATTTCCTTGAATAAATTTACAGATGTTGAAACGAGAAATAAAAAGCCTTATGAATATACTGTCAGTAGTGACTCTTTCAACTATGATACCTCCCTTCGATACCATAATAGAATTTTTTCAGCAGAGAGCAGCGATGACTGTACAGACTATAGAAACATCATTAATCATAGCATGTCTATGAAGGAACACAAACCAACGCATTTTAGAGAACTCCAGTATGAGTGTGACAAATGCCTTGTACAAACTGTGATAAGTGATCCTGAAGAAGCACCATTTAGATGTGAGGAGGAATGTAATACCTTCCATGAGGTGTCATCTTTTACTGACTGTGACATCATTCAGACTGGAAAGAAGCCACATGCATGTAATCAATGTGGAAAATCTTTCAGCTGTTGCTCTAAGCTTGTTGTACACCAGAGAACACACACTGGAGAAAAGCCCTATGAATGTTCTCTGTGTGGGAAGTCTTTCAGCCAGAGCTATGACCTTGTTGTACACCAGAGAAcccacactggagagaagccctatgaatgtaACCAGTGTGGGAAATCCTTCACCCAGAGTTCCAAACTTATTAGGCATCAGCGAACTCACACCGGAGAAAAACCATATAAATGTCATGAATGTGGAAAATCTTTCAGGTGGAACTCTAACCTTATTGTAcaccagagaattcatactggagagaaaccttatgagTGTGGTCATTGTGGAAAGTCCTTCAGCCAAAGTTCTGACTTTGTTGCACACAGAAGgactcacactggagagaaaccctatgaatgtaaccAGTGTGGAAAGTCCTTCATTAGAAGCACTCAGCTTATTAGGCATCTGcgaattcacactggagagaaaccatataaATGCAATCAGTGTGATAAAGCTTTCACTGGGAGCTCTCACCTTATTGAGCATCAGAgaactcatactggagagaaaccttttgAATGTAAtcagtgtgggaaagcctttgcTGGGAGCTCTCACCTTCTTTCACATCAGAGAATTCATTCTGGAGAGAAACCATACGAATGTAATGACTGTGGGAAATCTTTTCGGCAGCGATCACAGCTTGTTGTGCACCAGCGAAcccatactggagagaaaccttatgagTGTAGTCATTGTGGAAAAGCTTTCAGCCAGAGATCTCCCCTTATTGTGCATCAAAGAACACACATTGGAGACAAGCCGTATCAGTGTAACATGTGTTTTAAAGCCTTCAGTCAGAAGTCACGCCTTATTGAACATCAGAGAACACATACTGGAGAAAAGCCCTATGAATGTATTgactgtgggaaagcctttaaTGATCGGTCAACTCTTACAAAACACGAGAGGACACACACTGgcgagaaaccctatgaatgtaatcaTTGTGAAAAGGCCTTTAGTCAGCGATGTCAACTTACTAggcatcagagaattcatactggagaaaaaccctatgaatgtaacgAATGCGGGAAAGTTTTCAGTTATAATACATCCCTTATTCAACATGAAAAAATTCATGGGAGAGAAACTCTGAATAATCAAGATGGAAAAGCTCACTGCGAAACCTTCTTTATTAGACATCAGGTGACCAAGGTATGA
- the ZNF544 gene encoding zinc finger protein 544 isoform X1 — translation MTLVEETIRTFEGRALPSEDPCPLHNSLFRYEEEMEAHSQPVPSQVMFQPPVSFKDVAVTFTREEWGQLDPAQRTLYRNVTLETCSHLAFLGLLLSKPAVISWLEQGQDPWRAEHGPPGDWKNTLEKEESASKEDTAVEEPFHNIEMKCIQEEGPWLVTLGGRQDWRDQLREHQEDPLSQTLFTPERPFAHGKHCEPDLGGSYLNLRLLPPTLSTRAHFHTLESQVKKLKQNSVFINHEKGWADLKPHENHQSPIAFYQSISLNKFTDVETRNKKPYEYTVSSDSFNYDTSLRYHNRIFSAESSDDCTDYRNIINHSMSMKEHKPTHFRELQYECDKCLVQTVISDPEEAPFRCEEECNTFHEVSSFTDCDIIQTGKKPHACNQCGKSFSCCSKLVVHQRTHTGEKPYECSLCGKSFSQSYDLVVHQRTHTGEKPYECNQCGKSFTQSSKLIRHQRTHTGEKPYKCHECGKSFRWNSNLIVHQRIHTGEKPYECGHCGKSFSQSSDFVAHRRTHTGEKPYECNQCGKSFIRSTQLIRHLRIHTGEKPYKCNQCDKAFTGSSHLIEHQRTHTGEKPFECNQCGKAFAGSSHLLSHQRIHSGEKPYECNDCGKSFRQRSQLVVHQRTHTGEKPYECSHCGKAFSQRSPLIVHQRTHIGDKPYQCNMCFKAFSQKSRLIEHQRTHTGEKPYECIDCGKAFNDRSTLTKHERTHTGEKPYECNHCEKAFSQRCQLTRHQRIHTGEKPYECNECGKVFSYNTSLIQHEKIHGRETLNNQDGKAHCETFFIRHQVTKV, via the exons ATGACACTGGTAGAGGAGACTATCCGGACATTTGAAGGCAGAG CCCTGCCTTCTGAGGATCCCTGCCCTCTCCACAACAGCTTATTCAGGTatgaggaggaaatggaagcacaTTCTCAGCCAGTCCCATCCCAG GTGATGTTTCAGCCACCTGTGAGCTTCAAGGACGTGGCTGTGACCTTCACACGGGAGGAGTGGGGACAGCTGGATCCAGCCCAGAGGACGCTGTACCGCAACGTGACTCTGGAGACCTGCAGCCACCTAGCCTTCCTGG GGCTTCTGCTTTCAAAACCGGCTGTGATCTCCTGGCTGGAGCAAGGACAAGACCCATGGAGGGCAGAGCATGGACCTCCCGGAG acTGGAAGAATACACTTGAAAAGGAAGAGTCAGCTTCTAAAGAGGATACTGCTGTGGAAGAACCATTCCACAACATAGAAATGAAATGCATACAGGAGGAGGGCCCCTGGTTGGTAACATTGGGAGGAAGGCAGGATTGGAGGGACCAGCTAAGGGAGCACCAGGAAGACCCTTTGAGTCAAACGCTATTCACCCCAGAAAGACCGTTTGCTCATGGGAAACATTGTGAGCCTGACCTTGGGGGAAGTTACCTGAATTTAAGACTTCTACCTCCAACATTATCCACAAGAGCACATTTCCATACACTTGAGTCACAGGTTAAAAAGTTGAAACAGAATTCAGTTTTCATTAATCATGAGAAAGGCTGGGCTGATCTGAAGCCCCATGAAAATCACCAAAGTCCTATCGCCTTCTATCAGAGCATTTCCTTGAATAAATTTACAGATGTTGAAACGAGAAATAAAAAGCCTTATGAATATACTGTCAGTAGTGACTCTTTCAACTATGATACCTCCCTTCGATACCATAATAGAATTTTTTCAGCAGAGAGCAGCGATGACTGTACAGACTATAGAAACATCATTAATCATAGCATGTCTATGAAGGAACACAAACCAACGCATTTTAGAGAACTCCAGTATGAGTGTGACAAATGCCTTGTACAAACTGTGATAAGTGATCCTGAAGAAGCACCATTTAGATGTGAGGAGGAATGTAATACCTTCCATGAGGTGTCATCTTTTACTGACTGTGACATCATTCAGACTGGAAAGAAGCCACATGCATGTAATCAATGTGGAAAATCTTTCAGCTGTTGCTCTAAGCTTGTTGTACACCAGAGAACACACACTGGAGAAAAGCCCTATGAATGTTCTCTGTGTGGGAAGTCTTTCAGCCAGAGCTATGACCTTGTTGTACACCAGAGAAcccacactggagagaagccctatgaatgtaACCAGTGTGGGAAATCCTTCACCCAGAGTTCCAAACTTATTAGGCATCAGCGAACTCACACCGGAGAAAAACCATATAAATGTCATGAATGTGGAAAATCTTTCAGGTGGAACTCTAACCTTATTGTAcaccagagaattcatactggagagaaaccttatgagTGTGGTCATTGTGGAAAGTCCTTCAGCCAAAGTTCTGACTTTGTTGCACACAGAAGgactcacactggagagaaaccctatgaatgtaaccAGTGTGGAAAGTCCTTCATTAGAAGCACTCAGCTTATTAGGCATCTGcgaattcacactggagagaaaccatataaATGCAATCAGTGTGATAAAGCTTTCACTGGGAGCTCTCACCTTATTGAGCATCAGAgaactcatactggagagaaaccttttgAATGTAAtcagtgtgggaaagcctttgcTGGGAGCTCTCACCTTCTTTCACATCAGAGAATTCATTCTGGAGAGAAACCATACGAATGTAATGACTGTGGGAAATCTTTTCGGCAGCGATCACAGCTTGTTGTGCACCAGCGAAcccatactggagagaaaccttatgagTGTAGTCATTGTGGAAAAGCTTTCAGCCAGAGATCTCCCCTTATTGTGCATCAAAGAACACACATTGGAGACAAGCCGTATCAGTGTAACATGTGTTTTAAAGCCTTCAGTCAGAAGTCACGCCTTATTGAACATCAGAGAACACATACTGGAGAAAAGCCCTATGAATGTATTgactgtgggaaagcctttaaTGATCGGTCAACTCTTACAAAACACGAGAGGACACACACTGgcgagaaaccctatgaatgtaatcaTTGTGAAAAGGCCTTTAGTCAGCGATGTCAACTTACTAggcatcagagaattcatactggagaaaaaccctatgaatgtaacgAATGCGGGAAAGTTTTCAGTTATAATACATCCCTTATTCAACATGAAAAAATTCATGGGAGAGAAACTCTGAATAATCAAGATGGAAAAGCTCACTGCGAAACCTTCTTTATTAGACATCAGGTGACCAAGGTATGA
- the ZNF544 gene encoding zinc finger protein 544 isoform X4, with product MEAHSQPVPSQPPVSFKDVAVTFTREEWGQLDPAQRTLYRNVTLETCSHLAFLGLLLSKPAVISWLEQGQDPWRAEHGPPGDWKNTLEKEESASKEDTAVEEPFHNIEMKCIQEEGPWLVTLGGRQDWRDQLREHQEDPLSQTLFTPERPFAHGKHCEPDLGGSYLNLRLLPPTLSTRAHFHTLESQVKKLKQNSVFINHEKGWADLKPHENHQSPIAFYQSISLNKFTDVETRNKKPYEYTVSSDSFNYDTSLRYHNRIFSAESSDDCTDYRNIINHSMSMKEHKPTHFRELQYECDKCLVQTVISDPEEAPFRCEEECNTFHEVSSFTDCDIIQTGKKPHACNQCGKSFSCCSKLVVHQRTHTGEKPYECSLCGKSFSQSYDLVVHQRTHTGEKPYECNQCGKSFTQSSKLIRHQRTHTGEKPYKCHECGKSFRWNSNLIVHQRIHTGEKPYECGHCGKSFSQSSDFVAHRRTHTGEKPYECNQCGKSFIRSTQLIRHLRIHTGEKPYKCNQCDKAFTGSSHLIEHQRTHTGEKPFECNQCGKAFAGSSHLLSHQRIHSGEKPYECNDCGKSFRQRSQLVVHQRTHTGEKPYECSHCGKAFSQRSPLIVHQRTHIGDKPYQCNMCFKAFSQKSRLIEHQRTHTGEKPYECIDCGKAFNDRSTLTKHERTHTGEKPYECNHCEKAFSQRCQLTRHQRIHTGEKPYECNECGKVFSYNTSLIQHEKIHGRETLNNQDGKAHCETFFIRHQVTKV from the exons atggaagcacaTTCTCAGCCAGTCCCATCCCAG CCACCTGTGAGCTTCAAGGACGTGGCTGTGACCTTCACACGGGAGGAGTGGGGACAGCTGGATCCAGCCCAGAGGACGCTGTACCGCAACGTGACTCTGGAGACCTGCAGCCACCTAGCCTTCCTGG GGCTTCTGCTTTCAAAACCGGCTGTGATCTCCTGGCTGGAGCAAGGACAAGACCCATGGAGGGCAGAGCATGGACCTCCCGGAG acTGGAAGAATACACTTGAAAAGGAAGAGTCAGCTTCTAAAGAGGATACTGCTGTGGAAGAACCATTCCACAACATAGAAATGAAATGCATACAGGAGGAGGGCCCCTGGTTGGTAACATTGGGAGGAAGGCAGGATTGGAGGGACCAGCTAAGGGAGCACCAGGAAGACCCTTTGAGTCAAACGCTATTCACCCCAGAAAGACCGTTTGCTCATGGGAAACATTGTGAGCCTGACCTTGGGGGAAGTTACCTGAATTTAAGACTTCTACCTCCAACATTATCCACAAGAGCACATTTCCATACACTTGAGTCACAGGTTAAAAAGTTGAAACAGAATTCAGTTTTCATTAATCATGAGAAAGGCTGGGCTGATCTGAAGCCCCATGAAAATCACCAAAGTCCTATCGCCTTCTATCAGAGCATTTCCTTGAATAAATTTACAGATGTTGAAACGAGAAATAAAAAGCCTTATGAATATACTGTCAGTAGTGACTCTTTCAACTATGATACCTCCCTTCGATACCATAATAGAATTTTTTCAGCAGAGAGCAGCGATGACTGTACAGACTATAGAAACATCATTAATCATAGCATGTCTATGAAGGAACACAAACCAACGCATTTTAGAGAACTCCAGTATGAGTGTGACAAATGCCTTGTACAAACTGTGATAAGTGATCCTGAAGAAGCACCATTTAGATGTGAGGAGGAATGTAATACCTTCCATGAGGTGTCATCTTTTACTGACTGTGACATCATTCAGACTGGAAAGAAGCCACATGCATGTAATCAATGTGGAAAATCTTTCAGCTGTTGCTCTAAGCTTGTTGTACACCAGAGAACACACACTGGAGAAAAGCCCTATGAATGTTCTCTGTGTGGGAAGTCTTTCAGCCAGAGCTATGACCTTGTTGTACACCAGAGAAcccacactggagagaagccctatgaatgtaACCAGTGTGGGAAATCCTTCACCCAGAGTTCCAAACTTATTAGGCATCAGCGAACTCACACCGGAGAAAAACCATATAAATGTCATGAATGTGGAAAATCTTTCAGGTGGAACTCTAACCTTATTGTAcaccagagaattcatactggagagaaaccttatgagTGTGGTCATTGTGGAAAGTCCTTCAGCCAAAGTTCTGACTTTGTTGCACACAGAAGgactcacactggagagaaaccctatgaatgtaaccAGTGTGGAAAGTCCTTCATTAGAAGCACTCAGCTTATTAGGCATCTGcgaattcacactggagagaaaccatataaATGCAATCAGTGTGATAAAGCTTTCACTGGGAGCTCTCACCTTATTGAGCATCAGAgaactcatactggagagaaaccttttgAATGTAAtcagtgtgggaaagcctttgcTGGGAGCTCTCACCTTCTTTCACATCAGAGAATTCATTCTGGAGAGAAACCATACGAATGTAATGACTGTGGGAAATCTTTTCGGCAGCGATCACAGCTTGTTGTGCACCAGCGAAcccatactggagagaaaccttatgagTGTAGTCATTGTGGAAAAGCTTTCAGCCAGAGATCTCCCCTTATTGTGCATCAAAGAACACACATTGGAGACAAGCCGTATCAGTGTAACATGTGTTTTAAAGCCTTCAGTCAGAAGTCACGCCTTATTGAACATCAGAGAACACATACTGGAGAAAAGCCCTATGAATGTATTgactgtgggaaagcctttaaTGATCGGTCAACTCTTACAAAACACGAGAGGACACACACTGgcgagaaaccctatgaatgtaatcaTTGTGAAAAGGCCTTTAGTCAGCGATGTCAACTTACTAggcatcagagaattcatactggagaaaaaccctatgaatgtaacgAATGCGGGAAAGTTTTCAGTTATAATACATCCCTTATTCAACATGAAAAAATTCATGGGAGAGAAACTCTGAATAATCAAGATGGAAAAGCTCACTGCGAAACCTTCTTTATTAGACATCAGGTGACCAAGGTATGA
- the ZNF544 gene encoding zinc finger protein 544 isoform X2, whose translation MTLVEETIRTFEGRALPSEDPCPLHNSLFRYEEEMEAHSQPVPSQPPVSFKDVAVTFTREEWGQLDPAQRTLYRNVTLETCSHLAFLGLLLSKPAVISWLEQGQDPWRAEHGPPGDWKNTLEKEESASKEDTAVEEPFHNIEMKCIQEEGPWLVTLGGRQDWRDQLREHQEDPLSQTLFTPERPFAHGKHCEPDLGGSYLNLRLLPPTLSTRAHFHTLESQVKKLKQNSVFINHEKGWADLKPHENHQSPIAFYQSISLNKFTDVETRNKKPYEYTVSSDSFNYDTSLRYHNRIFSAESSDDCTDYRNIINHSMSMKEHKPTHFRELQYECDKCLVQTVISDPEEAPFRCEEECNTFHEVSSFTDCDIIQTGKKPHACNQCGKSFSCCSKLVVHQRTHTGEKPYECSLCGKSFSQSYDLVVHQRTHTGEKPYECNQCGKSFTQSSKLIRHQRTHTGEKPYKCHECGKSFRWNSNLIVHQRIHTGEKPYECGHCGKSFSQSSDFVAHRRTHTGEKPYECNQCGKSFIRSTQLIRHLRIHTGEKPYKCNQCDKAFTGSSHLIEHQRTHTGEKPFECNQCGKAFAGSSHLLSHQRIHSGEKPYECNDCGKSFRQRSQLVVHQRTHTGEKPYECSHCGKAFSQRSPLIVHQRTHIGDKPYQCNMCFKAFSQKSRLIEHQRTHTGEKPYECIDCGKAFNDRSTLTKHERTHTGEKPYECNHCEKAFSQRCQLTRHQRIHTGEKPYECNECGKVFSYNTSLIQHEKIHGRETLNNQDGKAHCETFFIRHQVTKV comes from the exons ATGACACTGGTAGAGGAGACTATCCGGACATTTGAAGGCAGAG CCCTGCCTTCTGAGGATCCCTGCCCTCTCCACAACAGCTTATTCAGGTatgaggaggaaatggaagcacaTTCTCAGCCAGTCCCATCCCAG CCACCTGTGAGCTTCAAGGACGTGGCTGTGACCTTCACACGGGAGGAGTGGGGACAGCTGGATCCAGCCCAGAGGACGCTGTACCGCAACGTGACTCTGGAGACCTGCAGCCACCTAGCCTTCCTGG GGCTTCTGCTTTCAAAACCGGCTGTGATCTCCTGGCTGGAGCAAGGACAAGACCCATGGAGGGCAGAGCATGGACCTCCCGGAG acTGGAAGAATACACTTGAAAAGGAAGAGTCAGCTTCTAAAGAGGATACTGCTGTGGAAGAACCATTCCACAACATAGAAATGAAATGCATACAGGAGGAGGGCCCCTGGTTGGTAACATTGGGAGGAAGGCAGGATTGGAGGGACCAGCTAAGGGAGCACCAGGAAGACCCTTTGAGTCAAACGCTATTCACCCCAGAAAGACCGTTTGCTCATGGGAAACATTGTGAGCCTGACCTTGGGGGAAGTTACCTGAATTTAAGACTTCTACCTCCAACATTATCCACAAGAGCACATTTCCATACACTTGAGTCACAGGTTAAAAAGTTGAAACAGAATTCAGTTTTCATTAATCATGAGAAAGGCTGGGCTGATCTGAAGCCCCATGAAAATCACCAAAGTCCTATCGCCTTCTATCAGAGCATTTCCTTGAATAAATTTACAGATGTTGAAACGAGAAATAAAAAGCCTTATGAATATACTGTCAGTAGTGACTCTTTCAACTATGATACCTCCCTTCGATACCATAATAGAATTTTTTCAGCAGAGAGCAGCGATGACTGTACAGACTATAGAAACATCATTAATCATAGCATGTCTATGAAGGAACACAAACCAACGCATTTTAGAGAACTCCAGTATGAGTGTGACAAATGCCTTGTACAAACTGTGATAAGTGATCCTGAAGAAGCACCATTTAGATGTGAGGAGGAATGTAATACCTTCCATGAGGTGTCATCTTTTACTGACTGTGACATCATTCAGACTGGAAAGAAGCCACATGCATGTAATCAATGTGGAAAATCTTTCAGCTGTTGCTCTAAGCTTGTTGTACACCAGAGAACACACACTGGAGAAAAGCCCTATGAATGTTCTCTGTGTGGGAAGTCTTTCAGCCAGAGCTATGACCTTGTTGTACACCAGAGAAcccacactggagagaagccctatgaatgtaACCAGTGTGGGAAATCCTTCACCCAGAGTTCCAAACTTATTAGGCATCAGCGAACTCACACCGGAGAAAAACCATATAAATGTCATGAATGTGGAAAATCTTTCAGGTGGAACTCTAACCTTATTGTAcaccagagaattcatactggagagaaaccttatgagTGTGGTCATTGTGGAAAGTCCTTCAGCCAAAGTTCTGACTTTGTTGCACACAGAAGgactcacactggagagaaaccctatgaatgtaaccAGTGTGGAAAGTCCTTCATTAGAAGCACTCAGCTTATTAGGCATCTGcgaattcacactggagagaaaccatataaATGCAATCAGTGTGATAAAGCTTTCACTGGGAGCTCTCACCTTATTGAGCATCAGAgaactcatactggagagaaaccttttgAATGTAAtcagtgtgggaaagcctttgcTGGGAGCTCTCACCTTCTTTCACATCAGAGAATTCATTCTGGAGAGAAACCATACGAATGTAATGACTGTGGGAAATCTTTTCGGCAGCGATCACAGCTTGTTGTGCACCAGCGAAcccatactggagagaaaccttatgagTGTAGTCATTGTGGAAAAGCTTTCAGCCAGAGATCTCCCCTTATTGTGCATCAAAGAACACACATTGGAGACAAGCCGTATCAGTGTAACATGTGTTTTAAAGCCTTCAGTCAGAAGTCACGCCTTATTGAACATCAGAGAACACATACTGGAGAAAAGCCCTATGAATGTATTgactgtgggaaagcctttaaTGATCGGTCAACTCTTACAAAACACGAGAGGACACACACTGgcgagaaaccctatgaatgtaatcaTTGTGAAAAGGCCTTTAGTCAGCGATGTCAACTTACTAggcatcagagaattcatactggagaaaaaccctatgaatgtaacgAATGCGGGAAAGTTTTCAGTTATAATACATCCCTTATTCAACATGAAAAAATTCATGGGAGAGAAACTCTGAATAATCAAGATGGAAAAGCTCACTGCGAAACCTTCTTTATTAGACATCAGGTGACCAAGGTATGA